The Pseudomonas fluorescens genome includes a window with the following:
- a CDS encoding IS110 family transposase, which produces MAMPVSVAKPIVGVDVAKDELVIYHAETDRLEAIPNTKAAIKKWLKELSAPVDVAIEATNIYHQEFADLAYAKGCVIYMIGGYELSHYRKGVKVRAKTDALDARLLARYLNNEGHQLHPWTPPSPLYCRLISLFRRRAALVQARVSLKQSWSNEPLLKRAFENQIKAMQRLEILLEKTIQTQLEAAGLGAQLKRCMKVEGIGLLNGARLLTSFQRGDFRNADAFIAFLGLDLRISDSGKKKGRRCLSKRGDPEARRLMHNAAMSARRTAAWKGFYEALRARGLSTTEALVALARKLARVVFALLKNQSEYLPKGI; this is translated from the coding sequence ATGGCAATGCCGGTTTCTGTCGCAAAGCCGATCGTGGGTGTTGATGTCGCCAAAGATGAGTTGGTGATTTATCACGCAGAAACAGATCGACTGGAAGCGATCCCCAACACCAAGGCAGCGATCAAAAAGTGGCTCAAGGAGTTGTCCGCGCCAGTGGATGTCGCCATCGAAGCCACCAATATCTATCATCAGGAATTCGCCGACCTGGCTTATGCGAAAGGCTGTGTGATCTACATGATCGGCGGCTACGAGCTCAGCCATTACCGCAAAGGTGTGAAAGTTCGCGCTAAAACCGATGCGCTGGATGCTCGGTTGTTGGCTCGCTACTTGAACAACGAAGGCCACCAGTTGCACCCGTGGACCCCGCCATCGCCCTTGTATTGCCGGCTTATAAGCCTCTTCCGACGTCGGGCAGCCTTGGTCCAGGCGCGTGTCAGCCTCAAGCAAAGTTGGTCCAACGAACCGTTGCTCAAAAGGGCCTTTGAGAACCAGATAAAAGCCATGCAACGACTGGAGATCTTGCTCGAGAAAACAATCCAGACGCAGTTGGAAGCCGCTGGCTTGGGCGCTCAGCTCAAGCGTTGCATGAAAGTCGAAGGCATTGGCCTGTTGAACGGTGCCCGTTTGCTCACGTCGTTTCAGCGTGGGGATTTCAGAAATGCCGATGCCTTCATCGCTTTTCTGGGCCTAGACCTGCGTATATCGGACTCAGGGAAAAAGAAGGGACGCCGCTGCCTGTCTAAGCGAGGTGACCCAGAGGCCCGTCGATTGATGCATAACGCCGCGATGTCGGCAAGGCGCACAGCGGCATGGAAGGGTTTTTATGAGGCACTAAGGGCCCGGGGACTCAGCACAACCGAAGCATTAGTGGCACTGGCCCGCAAGCTTGCCCGAGTGGTATTCGCCCTGCTGAAGAACCAGAGCGAATACTTACCGAAAGGCATTTAG
- a CDS encoding DUF2845 domain-containing protein, protein MKPWFGLCLGLSLATGQAAAADTLRCGSQLISVGDRSSEVLQKCGQPVARDDLGYKRSVNRREEYPVEEWTYGPNSGMYQYLRFEGNRLVQITSKRGR, encoded by the coding sequence ATGAAACCCTGGTTCGGACTCTGCCTGGGTCTATCGCTGGCCACCGGCCAAGCCGCGGCTGCAGACACGCTGCGCTGCGGCAGCCAGCTGATCAGCGTCGGCGACCGCTCGAGCGAAGTGCTGCAAAAGTGCGGGCAGCCTGTGGCGCGGGATGACCTGGGCTACAAGCGCAGTGTCAATCGCCGGGAAGAATACCCGGTGGAGGAATGGACCTACGGCCCCAACAGCGGCATGTACCAATACCTGCGCTTCGAGGGGAATCGGCTGGTGCAGATCACCAGCAAGCGGGGGCGCTGA
- a CDS encoding DUF748 domain-containing protein, protein MPKGLIRAIGALLTALALYSLLGFLILPGIALRIANQQLATLATVPAQIQRIELNPFSLEVTLWGLNIGDPGKEQVGFERLYANLQLDSLWSGALHLVDIELDKPKTEVMFAKDGQLNLLGLFKLPASEPTPADPEAKPFPLRVDRIKLAGGYVHFQDLRPSEPIEFLYDTLDFELKNLSTLPDDNADMTLVAAGPEGGQIDWTGNFSLTPIASQGTLKVTGGQMKAWWPYVRDAVPLVLENGVLNLSTDYKLNLAKGTELLLNNAAVSVAPFAIKAPDGRPLVKLERLDVSETSVDLAKQQVIVGKVRSQKLETWAAREADGQLDWQKLFASQPAKPQVKAEPASAPAAADSPKAEPAPPSKPWQVMLKDVQLRDYKVHLADRQAQPAVALEVGPLNLDLQNYDTLNGSPFTLKLDTGVGKQGKILADGEVNLNPITAKLKVKTQDIDLRVAQSYINPFIRLELRSGMLGSDLAVDLKSTEPLAFAVTGRAQVDQLHTLDTLKTRDFLKWQSLVLEGLNYQHGDSLSINKVNLFQPYARFMINDDRTTNVDDLLIPQPADSGTKNTAAKPAPQEKPLGIHIGGIAINDGSANFADFSLTPNFATAIQQLNGAIGTIDSRQAKPASVDIKGKVDRYAPVTIKGAVNPFNPMASLDIATSFKRVELTTLTPYSGKFAGYRIRKGRLNLDLHYRITQGKLQAENKVVVEQLQLGEKVDSPDAVSLPLKLAVALLKDSDGKISIELPVSGDLNDPQFSVMPIIWQTLRNLVVRAAQAPFKLIGGLVAGGGSEDLGSVAFAPGSSDLSKDNEGVLLKLSEALGKRPELRLEIEGTAAESSDGPLLAAQRLEREYQYNYYKMLQRRGDKVPAQASLIQVPEDEKAPLLEGIYRTRLKTQPPAEWTQLDKKARIEKLREGVIKFWSGSDVLLRQLGQERASSIKDFLVDKGQLADDRVYFIDANLGQAESDGRVITPLHLDAE, encoded by the coding sequence ATGCCCAAAGGATTGATTCGCGCCATCGGCGCTCTGTTGACCGCACTGGCCCTCTACAGCCTGTTGGGCTTTCTGATTTTGCCGGGCATCGCCTTGCGCATCGCCAACCAGCAACTGGCCACCCTTGCGACGGTGCCGGCCCAGATCCAGCGCATCGAACTCAATCCCTTCAGCCTTGAAGTCACCCTCTGGGGCCTGAATATCGGCGATCCAGGCAAGGAACAGGTCGGCTTCGAACGGCTGTATGCCAACCTGCAGCTCGACAGCCTGTGGTCCGGCGCCCTGCATCTGGTCGACATCGAGCTGGACAAGCCCAAGACCGAAGTGATGTTCGCCAAGGACGGTCAGTTGAACCTGCTGGGCCTGTTCAAGCTGCCGGCCAGCGAGCCAACGCCCGCCGACCCCGAGGCCAAGCCGTTCCCCCTGCGGGTCGACCGAATCAAGTTGGCCGGCGGTTATGTGCATTTTCAGGACCTGCGCCCCAGCGAACCCATTGAGTTTCTCTACGACACCCTCGATTTCGAGCTGAAAAACCTCAGCACCCTGCCCGACGACAATGCCGACATGACCTTGGTGGCTGCTGGCCCCGAAGGCGGACAGATCGACTGGACCGGTAATTTCAGCCTCACGCCGATTGCCTCCCAAGGCACTCTCAAAGTCACTGGCGGCCAAATGAAAGCCTGGTGGCCCTATGTGCGCGACGCCGTGCCGCTGGTTCTGGAAAACGGCGTCCTGAACCTCAGCACCGACTACAAGCTCAACCTGGCCAAGGGCACCGAACTGCTGCTCAACAACGCCGCGGTCAGTGTCGCGCCCTTCGCCATCAAGGCACCCGATGGCCGTCCACTGGTGAAGCTCGAACGCCTGGACGTGAGCGAAACCTCGGTGGACCTGGCCAAGCAGCAAGTTATCGTGGGCAAGGTCCGTAGCCAGAAGCTGGAAACCTGGGCCGCTCGCGAGGCGGACGGGCAGCTGGACTGGCAGAAACTTTTCGCCAGCCAGCCGGCCAAACCGCAGGTCAAGGCTGAACCGGCATCCGCCCCGGCAGCGGCAGACTCGCCAAAAGCTGAACCGGCACCGCCCAGCAAACCCTGGCAGGTGATGTTGAAGGATGTGCAACTGCGCGACTATAAGGTGCACTTGGCCGACCGCCAGGCCCAGCCCGCCGTGGCACTGGAGGTCGGCCCGCTGAACCTCGACCTGCAGAACTACGACACCCTCAACGGCTCACCCTTTACCCTCAAGCTGGACACCGGGGTAGGCAAGCAGGGCAAGATCCTGGCCGACGGCGAGGTCAACCTGAACCCGATCACCGCCAAGCTCAAGGTCAAGACCCAGGACATCGACCTGCGCGTCGCCCAGTCGTACATCAACCCGTTCATTCGCCTGGAGCTACGCTCCGGGATGCTCGGCAGTGACCTGGCGGTCGACCTCAAAAGTACCGAACCGCTGGCATTTGCCGTCACCGGCCGCGCCCAGGTCGATCAGTTGCACACCCTCGACACGCTCAAGACCCGCGACTTCCTCAAGTGGCAAAGCCTGGTCCTCGAAGGCCTGAATTATCAGCACGGTGACAGCCTTTCCATCAACAAGGTCAACCTGTTCCAACCGTACGCGCGCTTCATGATCAACGACGACCGCACCACCAACGTCGATGACCTGCTGATCCCGCAACCGGCCGACAGCGGCACGAAGAACACCGCGGCAAAACCGGCGCCCCAGGAAAAACCGCTGGGCATCCACATCGGTGGTATCGCCATCAATGACGGTTCGGCCAACTTCGCCGACTTCAGCCTGACCCCCAATTTCGCCACGGCTATCCAACAGCTCAACGGTGCGATCGGCACGATCGACAGTCGCCAGGCCAAACCGGCCAGTGTCGACATCAAGGGCAAGGTTGATCGCTATGCACCGGTCACCATCAAAGGGGCGGTCAACCCCTTCAACCCGATGGCCAGCCTCGACATCGCCACCAGTTTCAAACGGGTCGAGCTGACCACCCTGACGCCCTACTCCGGCAAGTTCGCCGGCTATCGCATCCGCAAGGGTCGGCTCAATCTCGATCTGCATTACCGAATCACCCAGGGCAAGCTCCAGGCGGAGAACAAAGTGGTGGTCGAGCAGTTGCAACTGGGGGAGAAAGTCGACAGCCCGGACGCCGTGAGCCTGCCACTCAAATTGGCCGTCGCCTTGCTCAAGGATTCCGACGGCAAGATTTCCATCGAACTACCGGTGTCCGGCGATCTCAACGACCCGCAATTCAGCGTCATGCCGATCATCTGGCAGACCCTGCGCAACCTGGTGGTACGAGCGGCCCAGGCGCCGTTCAAGCTTATCGGTGGGCTGGTGGCCGGCGGCGGCTCGGAAGACCTGGGCAGCGTGGCGTTTGCGCCGGGCTCCAGCGACCTGAGCAAAGATAATGAAGGCGTGCTGCTCAAACTGTCCGAGGCCCTTGGCAAACGTCCGGAGCTGCGCCTGGAGATCGAAGGCACCGCCGCCGAAAGCAGCGACGGCCCACTGCTCGCCGCCCAACGCCTGGAGCGCGAATATCAATACAACTACTACAAGATGCTGCAGCGTCGGGGCGACAAAGTTCCTGCCCAGGCCTCGCTGATACAGGTGCCCGAGGACGAAAAGGCGCCGCTGCTCGAAGGCATCTACCGCACCCGCCTCAAGACCCAACCGCCCGCCGAATGGACACAATTGGATAAAAAGGCGCGTATCGAGAAACTGCGTGAAGGCGTGATCAAGTTCTGGAGCGGCAGTGACGTGCTCTTGCGCCAACTGGGGCAGGAACGGGCCAGTAGCATCAAGGACTTCCTGGTGGACAAAGGCCAGTTGGCCGATGACCGCGTGTATTTCATCGACGCCAACCTCGGCCAGGCCGAGAGCGATGGCCGGGTGATTACCCCGCTGCATCTGGATGCCGAATAG
- a CDS encoding class I SAM-dependent rRNA methyltransferase — translation MSSLNQALRAALDQRHELLDQLHQQGTDCYRLFHGSQEGAPGLTIDRYGPQLLVQSFHKALERDDLLQLHGIVNERLGLETLLVYNDRARGNSRVDRQDTVYQADEAALQDLVGHEWGLNYRVRGRHAGQDPLLFLDLRNARGWVKAHSRNKSVLNLFAYTCGVGLSAAAGGAREVCNLDFAEGNLAVGRENGLLNPDLPPMAFVQSDYFPAIRQLAGLPISQRRGQKLPNYVRLEQRQYDLVLLDPPAWAKSAFGTVDLLRDYQSLLKPALLTTADNGVLICCNNLAKVSMDDWREQVLRCAEKAGRPVREWSVLTPGSDFPSLDQQPPLKTLVLQL, via the coding sequence ATGTCTTCCTTGAATCAGGCGCTGCGCGCCGCCCTCGACCAGCGCCACGAGTTGCTCGACCAACTGCACCAGCAAGGCACCGACTGCTATCGCCTGTTCCATGGCAGCCAGGAAGGCGCACCCGGCCTGACCATCGACCGCTACGGCCCGCAACTGCTGGTACAGAGCTTCCATAAAGCGCTGGAGCGCGACGACCTGCTGCAACTGCACGGCATCGTCAACGAACGGCTGGGCCTGGAGACGCTATTGGTCTACAACGACCGCGCCCGGGGCAATTCGCGCGTCGACCGCCAGGACACCGTCTATCAGGCGGACGAGGCCGCCCTGCAAGACCTGGTCGGGCATGAATGGGGCTTGAATTATCGCGTCCGCGGTCGCCATGCCGGGCAGGACCCACTGCTGTTTCTCGACCTGCGCAACGCCCGAGGCTGGGTCAAGGCACACAGCCGCAACAAAAGTGTGCTGAACCTGTTCGCCTACACCTGCGGCGTCGGCCTGAGCGCTGCGGCCGGCGGCGCGCGGGAAGTGTGCAACCTGGACTTCGCCGAAGGCAACCTGGCGGTGGGCCGCGAAAACGGCCTGCTCAACCCCGATTTGCCGCCGATGGCGTTCGTGCAGTCGGATTACTTTCCGGCGATCCGCCAACTGGCCGGCCTGCCCATCAGCCAGCGGCGCGGGCAGAAACTGCCCAACTACGTGCGCCTGGAACAACGCCAGTACGACCTGGTGCTGCTCGATCCACCGGCCTGGGCCAAAAGTGCGTTCGGCACCGTCGACCTGTTGCGCGACTATCAAAGCCTGCTGAAACCGGCATTGCTCACCACCGCCGACAATGGCGTGCTGATCTGCTGCAACAACCTGGCAAAAGTGTCCATGGACGACTGGCGCGAACAGGTACTGCGTTGTGCGGAAAAAGCCGGTCGCCCGGTGCGCGAGTGGAGCGTGCTGACGCCCGGCAGCGATTTCCCCTCCCTCGACCAGCAACCGCCACTCAAGACCCTGGTCCTCCAGCTCTAA
- the acs gene encoding acetate--CoA ligase — MFDISQYPQADAVRRAAQLSQDEYKRLYKESIEHPSAFWAEQATRFLDWMTPWQTVQRYDLKNGDATWFAGGKLNVSANCLDRHLQTRGDQTAIIWEGDDPAESAEITYKKLHNHVCRLANVLKSRGVKKGDRVCIYMPMIPEAAYAMLACTRIGAVHSVVFGGFSPDSLRDRILDADCRTVITADEGVRGGRFVPLKRNVDKALESCPNVSTVLVVERTQGEVNWVEGRDLWYHQAMHEMSDDCPPEPMDAEDPLFILYTSGSTGKPKGVLHTTGGYLLQAAMTFKYVLDYRDNEVFWCTADVGWVTGHSYIVYGPLANGATTLIFEGVPSYPSSSRFWQVIDKHQVNIFYTAPTALRALMREGAGPLQETSRKSLRLLGSVGEPINPEAWEWYFNTVGEQRCPIVDTWWQTETGGIMLSPLVSAPRLKPGCATRPMFGVQPVLLDEVGKEISGAGSGVLAIKSSWPGQIRSVYGDHQRMVDTYFKPYPGYYFTGDGARRDEDGDYWITGRIDDVINVSGHRIGTAEVESALVLHDNIAEAAVVGYPHDLKGQGIYAFVTPMNGVEANDELKKELLAHVSKEIGSFAKPELIQWAPALPKTRSGKIMRRILRKIACNELDSLGDTSTLADPSVVEGLIDKRLNR, encoded by the coding sequence ATGTTCGATATCAGCCAGTACCCCCAAGCCGATGCCGTCCGCCGGGCTGCGCAACTGAGTCAGGACGAGTACAAGCGGCTCTATAAAGAATCCATCGAACACCCCAGCGCCTTCTGGGCCGAGCAGGCCACACGCTTTCTCGACTGGATGACGCCCTGGCAAACCGTCCAGCGCTATGACCTCAAGAACGGCGACGCGACCTGGTTCGCCGGTGGCAAGCTGAACGTCAGCGCCAATTGCCTCGACCGTCACCTGCAAACACGCGGCGACCAGACGGCAATCATCTGGGAAGGCGACGACCCCGCCGAATCGGCAGAAATCACCTACAAAAAACTACACAACCATGTGTGCCGCCTGGCAAACGTGCTGAAAAGCCGTGGCGTGAAGAAAGGCGACCGGGTCTGCATTTACATGCCGATGATCCCCGAGGCCGCCTACGCCATGCTCGCCTGTACCCGCATCGGCGCGGTGCATTCAGTGGTGTTCGGCGGTTTCTCACCGGACTCGCTGCGCGACCGGATTCTCGACGCCGATTGCCGCACCGTGATCACCGCTGACGAAGGCGTGCGCGGCGGGCGCTTCGTACCGCTCAAGCGTAACGTCGACAAGGCCCTGGAAAGTTGCCCGAACGTCAGCACCGTGCTGGTGGTCGAGCGCACCCAGGGCGAGGTGAACTGGGTTGAAGGCCGTGACCTGTGGTACCACCAGGCCATGCACGAGATGAGCGACGACTGCCCACCCGAACCGATGGACGCCGAAGACCCGTTGTTCATCCTCTACACCTCCGGTAGCACTGGCAAACCCAAGGGCGTGCTGCACACCACGGGAGGCTATCTGCTGCAAGCGGCGATGACGTTCAAGTACGTGCTCGATTACCGCGACAACGAAGTGTTCTGGTGCACCGCCGATGTCGGCTGGGTCACCGGTCATAGCTACATCGTCTACGGCCCGCTGGCCAATGGAGCCACCACGCTGATCTTCGAGGGCGTGCCGAGCTACCCGAGCAGTTCGCGCTTCTGGCAGGTGATCGACAAGCATCAGGTCAATATCTTCTACACCGCACCGACCGCCCTGCGCGCGCTGATGCGCGAAGGTGCCGGCCCGTTGCAGGAAACGTCCCGCAAAAGCCTGCGATTACTCGGCAGCGTTGGTGAGCCGATCAACCCGGAAGCGTGGGAATGGTATTTCAACACGGTAGGCGAACAGCGCTGCCCGATTGTCGATACCTGGTGGCAGACCGAGACGGGCGGCATCATGCTCAGCCCGTTGGTGAGCGCCCCACGGCTCAAGCCAGGCTGCGCCACCCGGCCGATGTTCGGCGTGCAACCGGTCTTGCTGGATGAAGTGGGCAAGGAAATCAGCGGCGCCGGCAGCGGCGTACTGGCGATCAAATCCAGTTGGCCCGGGCAGATTCGCAGCGTCTACGGCGATCATCAACGCATGGTCGACACCTACTTCAAACCCTACCCCGGCTACTACTTCACCGGCGACGGCGCGCGCCGCGACGAAGACGGCGATTACTGGATCACCGGGCGCATCGACGATGTGATCAACGTTTCCGGGCATCGCATCGGCACCGCCGAGGTGGAAAGTGCCCTGGTGCTGCACGACAACATTGCCGAAGCAGCCGTCGTCGGCTACCCCCACGACCTCAAGGGCCAGGGCATCTATGCCTTTGTCACGCCGATGAACGGTGTGGAGGCCAATGACGAGTTGAAGAAGGAACTGCTGGCCCACGTCAGCAAGGAAATCGGCAGCTTCGCCAAACCGGAGCTGATCCAGTGGGCGCCGGCGTTGCCCAAGACCCGTTCGGGCAAGATCATGCGGCGCATCCTGCGCAAGATCGCCTGCAACGAACTCGACAGCCTCGGTGATACCTCGACCCTGGCCGATCCAAGTGTGGTGGAGGGGCTGATCGACAAGCGCCTGAATCGCTGA
- the pgi gene encoding glucose-6-phosphate isomerase, with product MAYYRTPHDVTALPAWQALNDHRKAMQDFSMREAFNADPQRFTQFTLSSCGLFLDYSKNLINAQTRDLLVGLANEVDLKGAIKSLFEGEIVNASENRPALHTALRRPVGDKLLVNGVNVMPDVHKVLNQITDLVGRIHDGLWRGYTEKPITDVVNIGIGGSFLGPELVSEALLSYAQKGVRCHYLANIDGSEFHELTMKLRAETTLFIVSSKSFNTLETLKNAQAARAWYLAQGGSEAELYRHFIAVSSNNAAAVAFGIREENIFPMWDWVGGRYSLWSAIGLPIALAIGMSNFKELLSGAYSMDQHFQSAPFEQNMPVLLALLGVWYGNFWGAQSHAILPYDHYLRNITKHLQQLDMESNGKSVRQDGTPVSTDTGPVIWGGVGCNGQHAYHQLLHQGTQLIPADFIVPIVSFNPVSDHHQWLYANCLSQSQALMLGKTRAEAEAELRDKGASEEEVQKLASHKVIPGNRPSNTLVVERISPRRLGALVALYEHKVFVQSVIWGINAFDQWGVELGKELGKGVYNRLVGSEENPAEDASTQGLINYFRGRHRG from the coding sequence ATGGCGTATTACCGAACCCCTCATGACGTGACCGCTCTGCCAGCCTGGCAAGCGCTGAATGACCACCGCAAAGCCATGCAGGATTTCAGCATGCGCGAAGCGTTCAATGCCGATCCGCAGCGTTTCACTCAATTCACCCTGTCGAGCTGCGGCCTGTTTCTCGACTACTCGAAAAACCTGATCAACGCCCAGACCCGCGATCTGCTGGTGGGCCTGGCCAACGAAGTCGACCTCAAGGGCGCGATCAAGTCGCTGTTCGAAGGCGAAATCGTCAACGCCTCGGAAAACCGCCCTGCCCTGCACACCGCCCTACGTCGGCCGGTGGGCGACAAGTTGCTGGTCAACGGCGTCAACGTGATGCCGGACGTGCACAAAGTGCTGAACCAGATCACCGACCTGGTGGGCCGCATTCACGACGGCCTGTGGCGCGGCTACACCGAAAAGCCCATCACCGACGTGGTGAATATCGGCATCGGTGGTTCTTTCCTCGGCCCGGAACTGGTGTCCGAAGCACTGTTGTCCTACGCGCAAAAAGGCGTTCGCTGCCACTACTTGGCAAACATCGACGGCAGCGAGTTCCATGAGCTGACCATGAAGCTGCGCGCCGAGACCACGCTGTTCATCGTCTCGTCGAAATCCTTCAACACCCTCGAAACCCTGAAGAACGCCCAGGCCGCCCGGGCCTGGTACCTGGCCCAGGGTGGCTCCGAAGCGGAGCTGTATCGCCACTTCATCGCCGTGTCGAGCAACAATGCCGCCGCCGTGGCCTTCGGCATCCGTGAAGAGAACATCTTCCCGATGTGGGACTGGGTTGGCGGGCGTTACTCGCTGTGGTCGGCCATCGGCCTGCCGATCGCCCTGGCCATCGGCATGTCGAACTTCAAGGAATTGCTCTCCGGGGCCTATTCCATGGACCAGCATTTCCAGAGCGCCCCGTTCGAGCAGAACATGCCGGTGCTGCTGGCACTGCTGGGTGTGTGGTACGGCAACTTCTGGGGTGCGCAGAGCCATGCGATCCTGCCGTACGACCACTACCTGCGTAACATCACCAAGCATTTGCAGCAATTGGACATGGAATCCAACGGCAAGAGCGTGCGCCAGGACGGTACACCGGTGTCGACCGACACGGGCCCGGTCATCTGGGGCGGCGTCGGCTGCAACGGTCAGCACGCTTACCACCAGTTGCTGCACCAGGGCACCCAGCTGATTCCGGCCGACTTCATCGTGCCGATCGTCAGCTTCAACCCGGTTTCCGATCATCACCAATGGCTGTATGCCAACTGCCTGTCCCAGAGCCAGGCACTGATGCTCGGCAAGACCCGCGCCGAAGCCGAAGCCGAGCTGCGGGACAAGGGCGCCAGCGAAGAAGAGGTGCAGAAACTGGCCTCCCACAAGGTGATCCCGGGCAACCGTCCGAGCAACACCCTGGTGGTCGAACGCATCAGCCCACGTCGCCTCGGCGCACTGGTAGCGCTGTATGAACACAAGGTGTTCGTGCAGAGCGTGATCTGGGGCATCAACGCCTTCGACCAATGGGGCGTGGAGCTGGGCAAGGAACTGGGCAAGGGCGTCTACAACCGTCTGGTGGGCAGTGAAGAAAACCCGGCCGAAGATGCCTCGACCCAGGGCTTGATCAACTACTTCCGCGGGCGTCATCGCGGCTGA
- the panD gene encoding aspartate 1-decarboxylase, which translates to MHAIMLKAKLHRAEVTHAVLDYEGSCAIDGEWLDLSGIREYEQIQIYNVDNGERFTTYAIRGEEGSRMISVNGAAAHKAKVGDRVIICAYAHYSEAELVNFKPRMLYMAPGNELSHTSNAIPVQLA; encoded by the coding sequence ATGCACGCCATCATGCTCAAGGCCAAGCTGCATCGCGCCGAAGTCACTCACGCGGTGCTCGACTACGAAGGCTCCTGCGCCATCGATGGAGAGTGGCTGGACCTGTCAGGGATCCGTGAATACGAACAGATCCAGATCTACAACGTCGACAACGGCGAACGCTTCACCACCTACGCCATCCGTGGCGAGGAAGGTTCGCGGATGATCTCGGTGAACGGCGCCGCAGCGCACAAGGCCAAGGTGGGGGATCGTGTCATCATCTGCGCCTACGCCCACTACAGCGAAGCCGAGCTGGTCAACTTCAAGCCCCGCATGCTGTACATGGCGCCAGGCAATGAACTGAGCCACACCAGCAATGCGATTCCGGTCCAACTGGCCTGA
- the panC gene encoding pantoate--beta-alanine ligase: protein MNTVKTVRELRAAVARARGEGKRIAFVPTMGNLHSGHVALITKAAQRADFVVASIFVNPLQFGAGEDLDKYPRTLAADQEKLLQAGCHLLFAPSVEEMYPDGMAGQTRVSVPQLSEGLCGASRPGHFEGVATVVSKLFNMVQPDLAVFGQKDFQQLAVIRALVHDLNMPIQIIGEPTVRAEDGLALSSRNGFLSPEQRAIAPVVYRVLSQIAEAIKQGRRDFPALIDEQLKQLEAAGLRPDYLEIRHAKTLRPALSEDRDLVILVAAFLGTTRLIDNLHLDLDTPA, encoded by the coding sequence ATGAATACCGTCAAAACCGTACGCGAACTGCGGGCCGCCGTGGCCCGTGCCCGCGGCGAAGGTAAACGCATTGCCTTCGTGCCGACCATGGGCAACCTGCACAGTGGTCACGTGGCGCTGATCACTAAGGCCGCGCAACGGGCCGACTTCGTGGTGGCGAGCATTTTCGTCAACCCACTGCAATTCGGTGCTGGCGAAGACCTGGACAAATACCCCCGCACCCTGGCGGCCGACCAGGAGAAACTGCTCCAGGCCGGCTGCCATCTGTTGTTCGCACCCAGCGTCGAAGAGATGTACCCCGACGGCATGGCCGGGCAGACCCGGGTCAGCGTCCCGCAATTGTCCGAAGGCCTGTGCGGCGCCAGTCGCCCGGGGCATTTCGAGGGCGTGGCGACGGTGGTCAGCAAATTGTTCAACATGGTCCAGCCCGACCTGGCGGTGTTCGGCCAGAAAGACTTCCAGCAACTGGCGGTGATTCGCGCACTGGTCCATGACCTGAACATGCCGATCCAGATCATCGGCGAACCGACCGTGCGCGCCGAGGACGGCCTGGCGCTGTCCTCGCGCAACGGCTTCCTCAGCCCGGAGCAACGTGCCATCGCGCCCGTGGTCTATCGCGTCCTGAGCCAGATCGCCGAGGCCATCAAACAGGGCCGACGAGATTTCCCGGCGCTGATCGACGAGCAGCTCAAGCAGCTCGAAGCCGCCGGCCTGCGTCCCGATTACCTGGAGATCCGTCACGCCAAGACCTTGCGCCCGGCATTGAGCGAGGACCGTGACCTGGTGATTCTGGTAGCGGCCTTCCTGGGCACTACGCGGTTGATCGACAACCTGCACCTGGATCTCGACACGCCCGCCTAA